The following proteins are encoded in a genomic region of Nitrospira sp.:
- a CDS encoding transglutaminase family protein, producing the protein MSIRVALNHRTHYRFDRPVSLSPHEVRLRPAPHCRTRIHSYSLNIRPADHFINWQQDPYGNYLARLVFPERATELEVVVDVVADMTVINPFDFFVEPSAERFPFTYAPQLRKELVPFLEVDPPGPLLGAWLERFKNANREESNFINDFLVRLNQRLQKDIDYIVRLEPGVQTCEQTLQSRRGSCRDSGWLLVQILRNFGLAARFASGYLIQLVADVKPLDGPAGPKQDFTDLHAWAEVYIPGAGWIGLDPTSGLLAGEGHIPLACTASPSSAAPVIGSTGVCESELDFRMTVTRIHEDPRVTKPYTDEQWRAIEALGLQVDVDLQAGDVRLTMGGEPTFVSIDDMEGAEWNTDALGPTKRKLAGDVLKRLKSRFAPGGLLHYGQGKWYPGEVLPRWALGCYWRLDGEPVWNDPTLIADESVSYGYSADHAQKFAARLAERLNLDPAFAIPAYEDVWHYLMEEQKLPVNVDPLQKDLKDPAQRRTLARLLDRGLGEVAGYVLPLREIAPPRLRRSGPRKARWISGPWPLKRGRLYLLPGDSPMGYRLPLTSLPWVAPDDVEIEPEQDPLEAREPLGPAGSRPRGSGAPDQRQLALNTAWAVGESARDVLRTALCVEVRQGRLHVFMPPQAYVEDYLDLVIAVEETAAELQSPLWVEGYPPSYDPRLQSFKVTPDPGVIEVNIHPAKTWDELVSNTHILYEEARQSRLGTEKFMLDGRHTGTGGGNHITLGGPTPADSPMLRRPDLLRSLTTYWLNHPGLSYLFSGMFVGPTSQAPRVDEARHDHLYELEIAFQQMTAKQQAGQGTPTPWLVDRLLRHLLVDLTGNTHRAEFSIDKLYSPDSATGRLGLVEFRAFEMPPHPRMSLSQMLLLRALVAKFWNQPYHAPVVRWGTELHDRFMLPHFVSQDMKDVLGDLQAGGYAFHDEWFAPFLEFRFPRYGSVVYDNIELELRQAIEPWHVLGEEAVAGATARHVDSSVERIQVKVNGMIDPRHVVMCNGRPVPLHPTGTRGEFVAGVRYRAWQPPSGLHPTIPVQSPLVFDLVDTWAGRAIGGCTYHVVHPGGRSSPSFPVNANEAEARRAARFWDHGHTPGPMTIQPEERNRDFPFTLDLRRSPASS; encoded by the coding sequence ATGAGTATCAGAGTCGCCCTGAACCACAGGACCCATTATCGTTTCGATCGACCGGTGAGCCTGTCCCCGCACGAGGTCCGGCTGCGCCCCGCCCCTCATTGCAGGACCCGCATTCACAGCTATTCGCTGAATATTCGTCCCGCCGACCATTTCATCAACTGGCAGCAGGACCCCTACGGCAATTACCTGGCCCGCCTCGTCTTTCCGGAGCGGGCCACGGAACTCGAAGTGGTGGTGGATGTGGTTGCCGATATGACGGTGATCAACCCATTCGATTTCTTCGTCGAGCCGTCCGCCGAGCGATTTCCGTTTACCTATGCCCCACAGCTGAGGAAGGAGTTGGTGCCGTTCCTCGAAGTCGACCCCCCCGGGCCGTTGCTTGGAGCTTGGCTGGAACGGTTTAAGAATGCCAACCGCGAGGAGTCGAACTTCATTAACGACTTTCTGGTTCGCCTCAATCAACGGCTTCAAAAAGATATCGACTACATTGTCCGACTAGAACCGGGCGTTCAAACCTGTGAGCAGACGCTGCAATCGCGGCGGGGCTCGTGTCGTGATAGTGGCTGGCTGTTGGTGCAGATTCTGCGGAACTTTGGTCTCGCTGCGCGATTTGCATCTGGGTACCTGATTCAACTGGTAGCTGATGTGAAGCCTCTCGATGGACCGGCCGGGCCCAAGCAGGATTTCACCGACCTCCATGCTTGGGCAGAAGTCTATATTCCTGGGGCCGGTTGGATCGGGCTTGATCCGACCTCTGGTCTATTGGCGGGTGAAGGGCACATCCCCTTGGCCTGCACGGCCTCTCCGTCCAGCGCCGCGCCGGTGATCGGGAGTACGGGTGTCTGCGAGTCCGAGCTGGACTTCCGCATGACTGTGACGCGGATTCACGAAGATCCACGAGTCACGAAGCCCTATACCGACGAACAATGGCGAGCCATCGAGGCGCTGGGTCTGCAGGTCGATGTCGATCTGCAGGCCGGCGATGTGCGGCTCACGATGGGAGGCGAGCCGACGTTCGTTTCGATCGACGATATGGAAGGGGCCGAGTGGAATACCGATGCGCTCGGTCCCACCAAGCGGAAGCTCGCCGGCGATGTGCTCAAACGCCTGAAGAGCCGTTTTGCGCCGGGTGGGCTGCTGCACTATGGCCAGGGCAAGTGGTATCCGGGTGAAGTGCTGCCCCGGTGGGCCTTGGGGTGCTATTGGCGGCTGGATGGCGAGCCGGTTTGGAATGATCCCACATTGATTGCCGATGAATCAGTTTCCTACGGCTATTCAGCTGATCACGCGCAGAAGTTTGCGGCCCGGTTGGCCGAACGGCTGAATCTCGACCCCGCCTTTGCCATCCCTGCCTATGAAGATGTCTGGCATTACCTCATGGAGGAACAGAAACTGCCGGTCAATGTGGACCCGCTCCAAAAGGACCTCAAGGATCCGGCGCAGCGTCGGACGTTGGCGCGTCTGCTGGATCGAGGGTTGGGGGAAGTGGCCGGCTATGTCTTGCCTCTCAGAGAGATCGCGCCGCCGAGGCTCCGCCGGTCTGGTCCGCGCAAAGCCCGATGGATTTCCGGTCCCTGGCCGCTCAAGCGGGGGCGGCTGTACCTGTTGCCGGGAGATTCGCCGATGGGCTATCGGCTGCCCTTGACCTCTCTCCCCTGGGTGGCTCCGGACGATGTTGAGATCGAGCCGGAACAAGACCCTCTGGAGGCGCGCGAGCCCTTGGGACCGGCCGGGTCTCGACCGCGCGGATCGGGAGCGCCTGATCAACGCCAACTCGCGCTCAACACAGCATGGGCGGTCGGCGAATCGGCTCGGGACGTGCTTCGGACAGCATTATGTGTGGAAGTCAGACAGGGACGACTGCACGTCTTCATGCCACCTCAGGCCTATGTGGAAGACTACCTCGATCTGGTCATCGCGGTTGAGGAGACTGCTGCTGAATTGCAGAGCCCGCTGTGGGTGGAGGGCTATCCGCCTTCCTATGATCCTCGATTGCAGTCGTTCAAAGTAACTCCCGATCCAGGCGTCATTGAGGTCAATATTCACCCCGCCAAGACCTGGGACGAACTAGTCAGCAACACGCACATCCTCTACGAGGAAGCGCGCCAGTCACGATTGGGGACGGAAAAGTTCATGCTCGATGGGCGCCATACCGGCACGGGCGGCGGAAACCATATCACGCTGGGCGGCCCCACGCCGGCGGACAGTCCGATGTTGCGCCGCCCGGATCTGCTCCGGAGCCTCACCACCTACTGGCTGAATCATCCCGGGTTGTCCTACCTTTTTTCCGGCATGTTTGTAGGGCCGACCAGCCAGGCGCCTAGGGTGGATGAGGCCCGCCACGATCACCTGTATGAACTCGAGATTGCGTTTCAGCAGATGACGGCCAAGCAGCAGGCCGGGCAGGGCACTCCGACGCCGTGGCTAGTGGATCGTTTGCTTCGGCATTTGCTCGTGGATCTGACCGGCAATACGCACCGCGCGGAATTCTCCATCGACAAGCTCTATTCGCCGGATTCCGCGACAGGACGCCTGGGATTGGTGGAATTCCGGGCCTTTGAAATGCCGCCTCATCCCAGGATGAGCTTGTCACAGATGTTGTTGCTGCGTGCCCTCGTTGCGAAGTTTTGGAACCAACCCTATCACGCTCCGGTGGTGCGCTGGGGGACCGAATTGCATGACCGGTTCATGCTGCCCCATTTCGTCTCGCAGGATATGAAGGACGTGCTGGGGGACTTACAAGCCGGCGGGTATGCATTTCACGACGAGTGGTTTGCACCGTTTCTTGAGTTCCGCTTTCCCCGATACGGGAGCGTGGTCTATGACAATATTGAGCTGGAACTGCGGCAGGCGATTGAACCGTGGCACGTGTTGGGAGAAGAAGCGGTTGCCGGCGCCACTGCGCGCCATGTGGACTCGTCGGTGGAACGCATTCAAGTCAAGGTCAACGGCATGATCGATCCACGCCACGTCGTGATGTGCAATGGCCGTCCGGTCCCGCTCCATCCAACAGGGACGCGCGGCGAATTCGTGGCGGGAGTCCGCTACCGGGCCTGGCAACCGCCTTCGGGGTTGCATCCGACCATCCCGGTGCAGTCCCCGCTGGTGTTTGATCTCGTCGATACCTGGGCCGGCCGTGCAATCGGCGGGTGCACGTACCACGTGGTGCATCCGGGAGGACGGAGCTCCCCCTCGTTCCCGGTCAACGCAAACGAAGCCGAGGCCCGACGCGCCGCTCGGTTCTGGGACCACGGTCACACGCCAGGGCCGATGACCATCCAACCCGAAGAGCGCAATCGCGACTTTCCCTTTACTCTCGACCTGCGACGTAGTCCCGCCTCAAGTTAG
- a CDS encoding peptidase produces the protein MTYCVGVIMGSGLVLASDSRTNAGVDQVGNFRKMAVFERPGERVIVMLSSGNLAVTQGVVELLEQRAQMHQENIWNTSSMYDIACLVGETLREVQKRDGPYLMQHNIEASAGFILGGQICGERHRLFNIYTEGNFIEATQDTPYCQNGEVKYGKPMIDRVITYSTGLMEAAKCVLISFDSTMRSNISVGPPIDLLCYERDSLKVGLQRRLGEQDSYFDEVRQRWAEGLKRLFTDLPDPHWND, from the coding sequence ATGACGTATTGTGTGGGGGTTATCATGGGGTCGGGCTTGGTGCTTGCGTCGGACTCACGGACCAACGCCGGCGTGGATCAAGTCGGCAACTTTCGAAAAATGGCGGTGTTCGAGCGCCCCGGTGAACGGGTGATCGTGATGCTCAGTTCAGGCAATCTTGCCGTAACCCAAGGTGTGGTGGAGTTGCTGGAACAGCGGGCCCAGATGCATCAAGAGAACATTTGGAACACCTCATCCATGTATGATATCGCCTGCCTCGTCGGCGAGACCTTGCGCGAGGTGCAGAAACGAGACGGTCCCTATCTCATGCAGCACAATATCGAGGCCAGCGCCGGGTTCATTCTGGGAGGGCAGATTTGCGGCGAACGGCACCGGCTCTTCAATATCTATACCGAAGGCAATTTCATCGAAGCCACCCAAGACACGCCCTATTGCCAGAACGGAGAAGTCAAGTATGGGAAGCCCATGATCGACCGAGTGATCACCTATTCCACCGGCCTGATGGAAGCGGCGAAATGTGTCCTAATCTCGTTCGACTCGACCATGCGCAGCAATATCTCCGTCGGCCCGCCGATCGACTTGCTGTGTTATGAGCGGGACAGCTTGAAAGTCGGACTCCAACGGCGCCTGGGAGAACAAGACTCGTATTTTGACGAGGTGCGTCAGCGATGGGCAGAGGGATTGAAGCGGCTGTTCACCGACCTGCCCGACCCGCATTGGAACGATTGA